The Fusarium musae strain F31 chromosome 10, whole genome shotgun sequence genome window below encodes:
- a CDS encoding hypothetical protein (EggNog:ENOG41): MARVWFTTGSSRGVGRALVEKILESGDVVVATARNPSQLDDVVAKYGSDKILATALDVTDFEQANNAANAAIDKFGRIDVVVNNAGYADMASIEDADIKGFREQVDVNLFGVVNVTKAIVPIMRKQKSGHFIQVSSVGGRVGTPGAAAYQSAKWAVGGFSTVLAQEVAPFGVKVTVAEPGGIKTEWATTATETAKVSEPYEQTVGQMIQLVKRHSTWTEASEIARAIIHLSNVEDPPLRIILGKDALQYAHMAAKALAESDEKWDSVSNLEF, encoded by the coding sequence ATGGCCCGAGTCTGGTTCACCACTGGTTCTTCTCGAGGCGTTGGCCGCGCCTTGGTCGAAAAGATCCTCGAGTCAGGCGATGTCGTCGTCGCAACTGCTCGCAACCCATCTCAGCTCGACGACGTTGTCGCCAAGTATGGATCCGATAAGATCCTTGCAACCGCTCTTGATGTAACAGACTTCGAACAAGCCAACAACGCAGCCAATGCAGCTATTGACAAGTTTGGCCGCATCGACGTGGTCGTCAACAACGCCGGCTACGCAGACATGGCATCAATCGAAGATGCAGACATCAAAGGCTTCCGTGAGCAGGTTGACGTCAACCTCTTCGGAGTTGTCAACGTTACAAAAGCCATCGTGCCTATCATGCGCAAACAAAAGTCCGGCCATTTTATCCAAGTCTCAAGTGTCGGAGGCCGCGTCGGTACACCCGGAGCAGCAGCCTATCAGAGTGCCAAATGGGCCGTAGGAGGATTTTCAACTGTTCTAGCACAAGAAGTGGCCCCCTTCGGTGTCAAGGTTACAGTCGCTGAACCTGGTGGCATCAAGACTGAGTGGGCCACCACCGCCACTGAGACAGCCAAGGTCAGCGAGCCTTATGAGCAGACTGTCGGCCAGATGATTCAACTGGTCAAGAGACACTCAACGTGGACTGAGGCATCTGAGATAGCTAGGGCTATTATTCACCTTTCAAATGTGGAGGATCCCCCATTGAGAATCATCCTGGGCAAGGATGCGCTTCAATATGCTCATATGGCGGCCAAGGCACTTGCTGAGTCTGATGAGAAGTGGGACAGTGTCTCAAACCTGGAGTTCTGA
- a CDS encoding hypothetical protein (EggNog:ENOG41): MMSRSREARGIVASLRRPHVLRPISPALARPNVNSFHTTTPRKTDGVFQGLEDKRQPMPWIEAFERQQKGLPAHKSDDYPKERDLAPKKMSDSYHRVVLPLKKDPWLLGTLFMDLDALSGIIVYKHTGPGVTTVTAALDRITIAHPLTEICDLEYSGQVTYASGRSSVEITCKVAKAREEGEPSKPEDVLLTCTFTMVALDPNTRKPVNIPKLVPTNAEEEKIFKAGEAKSLSKKENSKASLLQTEPNDAESALIHQIWLRQLAYHDPNNDLRQPSNVVAMAKTQLSTAAIMQPQYRNRHQTMIFGGFHLKQTFELAFCCAASFAHARPTFISADPCTFRNPVPVGSVLYLTATVAYTDPPLLEEDGTEPGFPNPEKPMTRVHVRVDSKVRDVEHGVAKPTGQFNYTFSVPKDLKVLPHTYEEYMVYIDARRRVSLGDSQRKEESKAFSEKRPEATDNVNLIG; encoded by the exons ATGATGTCCAGAAGTCGAGAAGCAAGAGGTATTGTCGCTTCGCTGCGTAGGCCACATGTGCTGCGACCAATCAGCCCTGCATTGGCGCGTCCCAATGTCAACAGCTTCCATACAACAACGCCAAGAAAAACAGATGGCGTATTTCAGGGCCTCGAGGATAAGAGGCAACCAATGCCATGGATAGAGGCATTTGAGCGTCAGCAAAAGGGCCTACCGGCTCACAAGTCCGATGACTATCCCAAGGAACGCGACCTGGCCCCCAAGAAGATGAGCGACAGCTATCATCGCGTCGTGCTTCCTCTCAAGAAAGACCCTTGGTT ACTCGGAACGTTATTTATGGATCTTGATGCACTCTCTGGAATCATCGTTTACAAACATACCGGTCCTGGAGTTACTACAGTGACCGCCGCCCTGGACCGTATCACAATAGCGCATCCACTCACAGAAATTTGTGATCTTGAGTACAGTGGTCAAGTCACTTACGCTTCTGGCAGGAGTAGTGTTGAGATCACCTGCAAAGTTGCTAAGgccagagaagaaggcgaacCCAGCAAGCCCGAGGATGTCCTCCTAACATGTACCTTCACCATGGTTGCTCTGGATCCCAACACAAGAAAGCCTGTCAACATCCCCAAGCTGGTCCCCACCAAtgctgaggaagaaaagatctTCAAAGCTGGTGAGGCAAAGTCGCTGTCAAAGAAGGAAAACTCGAAGGCTTCGCTTCTCCAGACTGAACCCAATGATGCAGAATCCGCTCTGATCCATCAGATCTGGTTGAGACAACTTGCGTACCATGATCCCAACAACGATCTTCGTCAACCGTCCAACGTTGTCGCTATGGCTAAGACCCAGCTTTCAACGGCTGCGATTATGCAACCTCAGTACAGGAATCGCCATCAGACAATGATCTTTGGTGGTTTCCATTTGAAACAGACCTTTGAGCTTGCCTTTTGCTGCGCGGCCAGTTTTGCTCATGCCCGACCGACCTTCATCAGCGCTGATCCTTGCACTTTCCGAAACCCCGTTCCTGTCGGCAGTGTCTTGTACCTAACTGCCACTGTCGCATACACTGATCCTCCCCTGCTAGAGGAAGATGGCACTGAGCCTGGCTTCCCGAACCCGGAGAAGCCCATGACCCGCGTACATGTTCGTGTTGACAGCAAGGTCCGTGATGTTGAGCACGGTGTTGCAAAGCCAACTGGTCAGTTCAACTACACCTTCTCCGTGCCCAAAGATCTTAAGGTTCTGCCTCATACGTATGAGGAGTACATGGTGTATATTGATGCTAGGAGACGTGTTTCGCTTGGTGATAGTCAGCGAAAGGAGGAGTCAAAAGCTTTCTCGGAGAAGAGGCCTGAAGCCACGGATAATGTCAACTTGATTGGATAA